Below is a window of candidate division KSB1 bacterium DNA.
ACAAGTGTATTTTCGCATAAATTCTCACGATTTTTTTCTAGCATCAACATCCCACCACCGGTAGCAAATACGCTATTTTGCCTGGTTTTTAGATCTTCGGCCAACTGGCTTTCCAGGGATCGAAAATGTTCTTCCCCTTCATTCGCAAAAATCTCAGTGATCGGTTTCCCGGCTTTTTTTTCAATCATAGCATCGGTATCAATCAACTCCCAGCCTAGATAGCCGGCAAGCAATTTTCCGATGGTTGATTTGCCGGAGCCCATCATGCCGGCCAGGACAATTCTGGGGTGAAAAAAGGATTCTTGGGGTAGGCGCTGAATATTCATTGTTTAAAGTATTCGTGTCATCCTGATTTGTCAGACTGGCAGAGAAGCGATCTCATTCGGATAGAGGAGGAGATTGCTTTGTCGTCACTCAATTAGTTTTATAGTGAAACAAATTAAGATGTTGGACTCCTACCAATGACACCGACCTTATATATTATCAAATAATTCAATTTGATAAAATTTAGCATACTTCAGTGTAGATTACAGACTCAATCTATTTTTCAGCAATACAATACAAATATTTCCGGCCGCGCAGGTATATTTCATTATCGACGATTGCCATAGACGCATCGACGTCGTCGTCCAGTGAATTACTGGCCAGAACCTCGAATGTGGCGCCGTGTTTAATCACAAGGGTTTTACCATCGCGACTGGTTATGTACACTCGATCTTTTGCTGCCACCGGTGAGGCATAAACATTTCGAATGCCGTCCAAACGTTGCCGGCTGTAATAAGTTTCGCCGGTTTTTGCATTGAGACTTGTGAGAACACCGGAATTTCCCTTAAGGATATAAATCGTGTTTTTATACAGAAGAGGTGAGGGCACATAGGGTGTGTCTTGATCGTACTGCCAGACAATCGCCTCGGATCCTTTAATGTTTCCTTTTGCATCATCCAGGCGGATTGCTTGGAGAGCGCTGCCGCGAAATCCACTGGTGACATAAACCATGCCGTCGGCGGCAACCGGCGAGGGAATGGCATTTAACGTCATTCCGCTGCTCTGCCAAATTAATTCTCCATTCGAAATATCATAACTTCGCACCTTGCCGGTTGCGCTGGTTATAACTTGTCCTTTGCCGTTATGTTCGACAGCCAAAGGAGTGGTCCACGAAGTAATTTCATCGCGGTTGACCTTCCAAATTTCATCTCCATTATTTTTGTCGAGCGCTGTAATAAAGGATTTGCCTTCATGATCCCAATTAATAATGATCTTATTGCCATAGAGCGCGGGAGAACTGCCTTCTCCGAAAGCTCTTCTTTTGTTCATGTCTCCCAGATCTTTTTTCCATTTCAGGTTTCCCTGCATATCATAACAATACAAACCCCTTGAGCCAAAATATACGTAGAGATTTTCTCCATCTGTAATGGCAGAATTGGACGCCCAGGTACCGGTGGCATGGGTCCCTTCATGGGGAAATTCTTCTATGGCGGTTTTTTCCCATGCGATTTTTCCGTCACTTCGGTTGATCGCAAGGATGCTGAATTTTAGAACCTGGTCCGGCCGAATTCCTCTCCTTCTGCCGCCGGAAGCTTGCCCTTCGCTGTTTTTTGTGTTAATCGCCGTCGTGATAAAAACGAGGTCCTTCCAGACAATTGGAGAGGATATTCCTAATCCCGCTATCGGGATTTTCCATTTGATATTTTTTTCTTCGCTCCACTGCAAGGGAGGATTTCCAAGCGGGGATTCACCTGTAGCTAACGGTCCGCGCCATTGCGGCCAATATTTTTCATCATCGTCAATTGGATTGGATTTCCACGATATAGATGAAAAAATCAATACGATGGGCAAAAGTAAAATACTCTTCTTCATGAGAATTCTCCTGATAATATGAATTTGCATAGAGTCAGTTTAAAACTTTGAGAAAAATAAATATAAAGATGTAATTGAATACAAACCATTTTTTAACTGAAATATATTCCCAAGTATACAAATAAATAGCCATTCCGATTCATGTGCTGAGAGAAAATTCTAGTTTGAACCGCTAGCAGTCCCACAAACGAATTTAAAAGTCATTGATTTGAATAATAGAAAAAATTATGTTGAAAGTTGCAAATATTCTGGAGTACCTGGAGTGATAAATAAAAAAACTGGAAAGAAGCAAAGTTCGCCAGAAAATTAAATTGAGTTTTTAAAATGGAGTGAAAATCATGGTAAAAAAAATAAAATGGGTCGAAAGAAAATTTGAATTCCACGATCCAGTCGGAGTCTTCCCCTGTATTTTATCACGCCTGCAGGGAACCCCGGTTCGGATAGGCGAAATCACCCGTAATTTACCGCCGGGCATTCTGGTAATCAGAGCGGCTGACAGTTGGTCGATTCAGGAAAATGTCGGCCACTTGCTGGATCTGGAAGAACTGGGTGAAAAAAGATTGGCCGATTTTTTGTCAAATGCAGATGTCCTCACTCCCGCGGATATGACAAATGCAAAAACCCACGGTGGGAATCATAACTCTGGTTCTATGAAGGATCTCCTGCAAAAGTTCAAGGATGCCCGGCAAGCCCTGGTTTCCAAACTGGCAGACCTTAGCGAAGAACAAGTGGCTATCTCTATTTTACATCCTCGCATCAATAAACCCATGCGTATCATCGATTGGGCGTTTTTTATGGCAGAGCATGATGACAACCATATAGCGAGAATTATTGAATTAGCGAAGACTTTGCAAAGAGGGTAATAATACTTCTTTATGCGAGCGTCCCCGGCAACCGATAGTTTCAGCGTCGTATTTTTCTTACTCT
It encodes the following:
- a CDS encoding PQQ-like beta-propeller repeat protein — its product is MKKSILLLPIVLIFSSISWKSNPIDDDEKYWPQWRGPLATGESPLGNPPLQWSEEKNIKWKIPIAGLGISSPIVWKDLVFITTAINTKNSEGQASGGRRRGIRPDQVLKFSILAINRSDGKIAWEKTAIEEFPHEGTHATGTWASNSAITDGENLYVYFGSRGLYCYDMQGNLKWKKDLGDMNKRRAFGEGSSPALYGNKIIINWDHEGKSFITALDKNNGDEIWKVNRDEITSWTTPLAVEHNGKGQVITSATGKVRSYDISNGELIWQSSGMTLNAIPSPVAADGMVYVTSGFRGSALQAIRLDDAKGNIKGSEAIVWQYDQDTPYVPSPLLYKNTIYILKGNSGVLTSLNAKTGETYYSRQRLDGIRNVYASPVAAKDRVYITSRDGKTLVIKHGATFEVLASNSLDDDVDASMAIVDNEIYLRGRKYLYCIAEK
- a CDS encoding DinB family protein; its protein translation is MVKKIKWVERKFEFHDPVGVFPCILSRLQGTPVRIGEITRNLPPGILVIRAADSWSIQENVGHLLDLEELGEKRLADFLSNADVLTPADMTNAKTHGGNHNSGSMKDLLQKFKDARQALVSKLADLSEEQVAISILHPRINKPMRIIDWAFFMAEHDDNHIARIIELAKTLQRG